The following are encoded in a window of Brevibacillus ruminantium genomic DNA:
- a CDS encoding tyrosine-type recombinase/integrase has protein sequence MDVIQQFEEYLVENGIAPKTIESYVGDVRAFCAFLREMGVDQPTDLKRFYVSSYKSRLADSKYAVATINKKINSLQAFNLFLIDRKLTTEQVVTLRKDRIKVAAGSEGEVEVFSEQEVNQLLFFVQDRTKVTLRNHLIVWLLLYTGVRVSELCGIRLGDIDYLTNTLRVTGKGGKYREIPLRPDLVDLIKEYVRTERQQSKHRESPFLLVSQRAEKMHKDAVNTMLEGLEKRLGFRIYPHKFRHTFCTRLLQKNVPLTTVSKLAGHAHIQTTAHFYINTSKEEKERAVNLL, from the coding sequence ATGGACGTCATTCAGCAGTTCGAAGAGTACCTTGTTGAGAACGGGATCGCCCCGAAAACCATCGAATCCTACGTGGGCGACGTCAGGGCGTTTTGTGCGTTCCTGCGGGAGATGGGGGTGGATCAGCCGACCGATCTAAAACGCTTCTACGTCTCCAGCTACAAGAGCAGGCTCGCCGACAGCAAGTACGCGGTGGCGACCATCAACAAAAAGATCAACTCCCTGCAGGCGTTCAACCTCTTCCTGATCGATCGCAAGTTGACCACGGAGCAGGTCGTCACGCTGCGTAAAGACAGGATCAAGGTGGCCGCCGGAAGCGAGGGAGAAGTCGAGGTGTTCAGCGAGCAGGAAGTCAATCAGCTTCTGTTTTTCGTTCAGGATAGGACGAAGGTCACCTTGCGGAACCATCTCATCGTTTGGCTGCTTTTGTACACGGGCGTTCGGGTGAGCGAACTGTGCGGCATCCGGCTCGGTGACATCGACTACCTAACCAACACGCTGAGAGTGACGGGCAAAGGAGGGAAGTACCGAGAAATTCCGCTTCGCCCCGATCTGGTGGATCTCATCAAGGAGTACGTCAGGACGGAACGGCAGCAGAGCAAGCATCGGGAGAGCCCGTTTCTTCTCGTCAGCCAGCGAGCGGAGAAAATGCATAAAGACGCGGTGAACACGATGCTGGAGGGCTTGGAGAAGCGCCTTGGCTTCCGCATCTACCCTCACAAGTTCCGGCACACCTTCTGCACGAGGCTGCTCCAGAAAAACGTGCCCCTGACGACGGTGAGCAAACTGGCCGGACATGCGCACATTCAAACAACCGCTCATTTCTACATCAACACGAGCAAAGAAGAAAAGGAACGTGCGGTGAATCTACTGTAG
- a CDS encoding helix-turn-helix domain-containing protein translates to MEANTKQLAKRLGERIRTLRMDKGLSQEQLGERSGLHTNYVGQIERGEKNLTIESLSKIARSLGIPLEQLFHSVDPLGPETELGKIVMLLSERPVADHSLVLALMKTVFSWEEEKRK, encoded by the coding sequence ATGGAAGCGAACACCAAACAACTGGCGAAGAGATTGGGCGAGCGGATTCGCACTCTTCGTATGGACAAGGGCCTAAGCCAGGAACAGCTCGGCGAACGTTCCGGCCTGCACACGAACTATGTCGGCCAGATCGAGCGGGGAGAGAAGAACCTGACGATTGAAAGTCTCTCCAAGATCGCCCGCAGTCTCGGCATTCCTTTAGAGCAGCTGTTCCACTCCGTCGATCCGCTCGGCCCCGAAACGGAGCTCGGAAAGATCGTCATGCTGCTGTCTGAACGTCCCGTTGCCGACCATTCGCTGGTGCTGGCACTCATGAAAACCGTCTTTAGCTGGGAAGAAGAAAAGCGGAAGTGA
- a CDS encoding S-layer homology domain-containing protein, protein MQDSGSKKKDRLSKNIPQEQFVCTRGGEPKVMKKVVNSVLASALALTVAPMVVGAEETNTNAPKIDEGLQKVVNRLNALGVVQGYGDGDFKVDQTINRKEFATLIVRIRGLEQGAKIAQFQSTFTDVSAADWFAGYVNVASGQDIIKGFPDKSFRPNNEVTYAEAVTMIVRALGYETSVRGVWPNNMIAKASELNIAKSITNPNVAATRGDIFKMLDNALRVKLMEQIEYGTSTTFNITDQTLLTRYMKVEVRDMEWAREQKNSSDDLPFVTNVPVIGLGTLKANEVTLNGKNAGLGSNVTYKVAEGINPNDYAGQHVQVWLKNDSSNTIVWMEGSEDEEVVLDRLDKFLLDGTELKDPEKIKNDSDVADLEIEMEGNGKTYRFTKNSKVTYNFKPESNTSSVLRKVAADNVSFSAKVVLDSAGDISYIHVIDDTTLNKNIEGVKYGSKVIEKIDVDKKKITNLNGGTFTKLDGLDEGKDFLVFRDNKPAKLADLKPMDVYSVYYADGKKGKMLVFATSTVVEGKVDKITIRNDADNRLVIGDKTYRFRKGATFSDNANKDITVLEEGTWDKVRNLDGENVKLYLDAAGRIRHIETGDNISDRRFKAVVTREAEYNRGKWDFAVVGQNGKKYDIALKPDKIIAKDGKAYDKKTDAHKSEDQIKEDFIPSKDKSKLLLLEVTVDAKGEPEKVKVLDTVIQGPLEKSAWFDAADKDDEALVIGKTSYQVNKDTAIFDMTGEISGKTKVLSSAGVAKFKDIAEKKDLKAYYSIDKDDDVEAIFVVEGKGLSSSAKFGLVLDMGKSGKDTIQLLTKDDDNKLVRKTFDLDGGDYEDLKDLGIARGDFIAYRLNSDNEVVVNDVVEIANKAHSIEDVELYDGNLSDVNIEKLNVAKVSRYTSSKIYYEYKDENGKKQEKTFNVNNKTAYIDAYNFEEADGVDEGDFIILLDSDEKGSNFDYVVRVIDESSFKKEFSKDERADIEARFLGYKTKPVDPVDDVELDEKSLESVAKTSLGAFGAYTVKGKGEKGAKVEVSVTVNNKEYKESKTIGNDGTFKVEVLGRPGATEYTITVSKEGKKTVTLTREFDEVVE, encoded by the coding sequence TTGCAGGATTCGGGCTCAAAAAAGAAAGATAGATTAAGTAAGAATATTCCCCAAGAACAATTTGTTTGTACTAGAGGAGGAGAACCCAAGGTTATGAAAAAGGTTGTTAACAGCGTACTGGCTAGTGCCCTTGCACTGACTGTTGCTCCAATGGTAGTGGGCGCAGAAGAAACAAACACAAACGCTCCAAAAATTGATGAAGGCCTTCAGAAGGTTGTAAATCGTCTGAACGCTCTGGGTGTTGTACAAGGTTATGGCGACGGCGACTTCAAAGTTGACCAAACCATCAACCGTAAAGAGTTTGCTACTTTGATCGTTCGTATCCGCGGACTGGAGCAAGGTGCAAAAATTGCTCAATTCCAAAGCACTTTCACTGACGTAAGCGCTGCTGACTGGTTCGCAGGTTACGTAAACGTAGCGTCCGGCCAAGACATCATCAAAGGCTTCCCGGATAAATCCTTCAGACCGAATAACGAAGTTACTTACGCTGAAGCTGTAACCATGATCGTTCGCGCTCTGGGTTATGAGACGTCAGTTCGCGGCGTATGGCCAAACAACATGATCGCAAAAGCTTCCGAGCTGAACATTGCGAAATCCATCACTAACCCTAACGTTGCAGCTACTCGCGGCGACATCTTCAAAATGCTCGACAACGCTCTCCGCGTAAAATTGATGGAGCAAATCGAGTACGGTACTAGTACTACATTCAACATCACTGACCAAACACTGCTGACTCGCTACATGAAAGTAGAAGTTCGCGACATGGAATGGGCTCGTGAGCAAAAGAACAGCTCCGACGATCTGCCGTTCGTAACGAACGTTCCAGTTATCGGCCTGGGCACGCTGAAAGCTAACGAAGTAACTCTGAACGGTAAAAACGCTGGTCTGGGTTCCAACGTTACTTACAAAGTAGCTGAAGGCATCAACCCGAACGACTACGCTGGTCAACACGTACAAGTGTGGCTCAAAAACGACAGCAGCAACACCATCGTTTGGATGGAAGGTTCTGAAGACGAAGAAGTTGTCCTGGATCGTCTGGACAAATTCCTTCTGGACGGTACTGAACTGAAAGATCCTGAAAAAATCAAGAACGACAGCGATGTAGCAGATCTTGAAATTGAAATGGAAGGAAACGGCAAAACTTACCGTTTCACCAAAAACTCCAAAGTAACTTACAACTTCAAACCAGAATCCAACACTTCCAGCGTTCTGAGAAAAGTAGCTGCAGACAATGTTAGCTTCAGCGCGAAAGTTGTTCTGGACAGCGCAGGCGACATCAGCTACATCCACGTAATTGACGACACAACGCTGAACAAAAACATTGAAGGCGTTAAATACGGTTCCAAAGTAATCGAGAAAATCGATGTTGACAAAAAGAAAATCACCAACCTGAACGGTGGCACTTTCACCAAACTGGATGGTCTGGATGAAGGCAAAGACTTCCTCGTATTCCGCGACAACAAGCCTGCAAAACTGGCTGACCTGAAACCAATGGACGTTTACAGCGTTTACTATGCTGACGGTAAAAAAGGCAAGATGCTGGTATTCGCAACTAGCACAGTGGTTGAAGGTAAAGTTGACAAAATCACGATCCGTAACGACGCTGACAACCGTCTGGTAATCGGTGACAAAACTTACCGTTTCCGTAAAGGAGCTACTTTCTCCGACAACGCTAACAAAGACATCACTGTACTGGAAGAAGGTACTTGGGACAAAGTCCGCAACCTGGATGGTGAAAACGTAAAACTGTACCTGGATGCAGCTGGTCGTATCCGCCACATCGAAACTGGCGACAACATCAGCGATCGTCGTTTCAAAGCAGTTGTTACTCGTGAAGCTGAGTACAACCGCGGTAAATGGGATTTTGCTGTAGTCGGTCAAAACGGTAAGAAATACGATATCGCGTTGAAACCTGACAAGATCATCGCGAAAGACGGTAAAGCTTACGACAAGAAAACCGATGCACATAAATCTGAAGACCAAATCAAAGAAGATTTCATCCCAAGCAAAGACAAGAGCAAACTGCTGCTTCTGGAAGTAACTGTAGATGCAAAAGGTGAACCAGAAAAAGTAAAAGTTCTTGACACTGTGATCCAAGGACCACTGGAAAAATCCGCTTGGTTCGATGCTGCAGACAAAGATGACGAAGCACTCGTTATCGGCAAAACTTCTTACCAAGTAAACAAAGATACAGCGATCTTCGATATGACTGGCGAAATCTCTGGCAAAACTAAAGTTCTGTCAAGTGCAGGTGTTGCGAAGTTCAAAGACATCGCTGAGAAGAAAGATCTGAAAGCATACTACTCCATCGACAAAGACGATGACGTAGAAGCAATCTTCGTTGTTGAAGGTAAAGGTCTGAGCAGCTCTGCTAAGTTCGGTCTGGTTCTCGACATGGGCAAGTCCGGCAAAGACACTATTCAACTCTTGACCAAAGACGATGACAACAAACTCGTTCGTAAAACATTTGATTTGGATGGCGGCGACTACGAAGACCTCAAAGATCTTGGTATCGCACGTGGTGACTTCATCGCATACCGTCTGAACAGCGATAACGAAGTAGTTGTCAACGATGTTGTTGAGATCGCAAACAAAGCACACTCAATTGAAGATGTAGAACTCTACGATGGCAATTTGTCAGATGTAAACATCGAGAAACTGAACGTTGCGAAAGTTTCTAGATACACTTCCAGCAAGATCTACTACGAGTACAAAGACGAGAATGGCAAAAAACAAGAAAAAACCTTCAACGTTAACAACAAGACAGCTTACATCGATGCGTATAACTTTGAAGAGGCTGACGGCGTAGATGAGGGTGACTTCATCATCCTGCTTGACTCCGATGAAAAAGGTTCCAACTTCGACTACGTTGTACGTGTAATTGACGAGAGCAGCTTCAAGAAAGAGTTCTCCAAAGATGAGCGTGCAGATATCGAAGCTCGCTTCCTTGGTTACAAGACAAAACCAGTAGATCCAGTAGATGATGTTGAGCTTGATGAAAAATCTCTTGAATCTGTAGCGAAAACGTCCCTTGGCGCATTTGGTGCTTACACTGTAAAAGGTAAAGGCGAAAAAGGCGCAAAAGTTGAAGTTTCCGTAACTGTAAATAACAAAGAGTACAAAGAAAGCAAAACAATTGGAAACGATGGTACTTTCAAAGTAGAAGTTCTGGGTCGTCCAGGCGCTACTGAGTACACCATCACCGTTTCCAAAGAAGGTAAAAAGACAGTCACTCTGACTCGTGAATTTGACGAAGTAGTAGAATAA
- a CDS encoding Rpn family recombination-promoting nuclease/putative transposase → MTKLMDLKIDFAFKQVFGKEGNEPILLAFLNAALQLPKEKRLSSVEILNPEINREHIEDKASVLDIHAKTEQGEHVNIEIQLANKFDMEKRTLYYWSRIYSAQMKKGMPYTDLAKTITINILNFRFLQETERFHTTFHLYEDQEQFPLTDVIEIHFMEIPKLMDKWEQRAVNPHDNELERWLLLLEADDDEEIRKELEAIAMRDPVMKRAFDEWEDLSRDEKKWVEYESRRKAILDEMAAVREAEIRQQRAREEGLAEGRTEGERQKATEIAREMLAEGDSLERVAKLTKLPLAEIEKLKDQLH, encoded by the coding sequence GTGACCAAACTAATGGACTTGAAGATCGACTTCGCGTTCAAGCAGGTGTTTGGCAAAGAGGGAAACGAACCGATTCTCCTTGCCTTTCTGAATGCCGCGCTCCAATTGCCGAAGGAAAAGCGGCTCTCTTCGGTGGAAATCCTCAATCCGGAAATCAATCGGGAACATATCGAGGATAAGGCATCCGTGCTGGATATCCACGCCAAGACAGAGCAGGGCGAACACGTGAACATCGAGATTCAGCTGGCAAACAAGTTTGACATGGAAAAGCGCACCCTGTACTACTGGTCACGCATCTACTCGGCTCAAATGAAAAAGGGGATGCCGTACACCGATTTGGCGAAAACGATCACGATCAACATCCTAAATTTTCGTTTTCTTCAGGAGACGGAGAGGTTCCACACCACCTTTCACCTCTACGAGGATCAGGAGCAGTTTCCTTTAACTGACGTGATCGAGATTCATTTCATGGAAATTCCAAAGCTGATGGACAAGTGGGAGCAGCGTGCAGTGAATCCGCACGACAATGAATTGGAAAGATGGCTGCTGCTGTTGGAGGCAGACGATGATGAAGAAATTCGCAAAGAATTGGAGGCGATTGCGATGAGAGATCCGGTGATGAAGCGGGCGTTCGACGAATGGGAAGACCTGAGTCGCGACGAGAAGAAATGGGTGGAGTACGAATCCCGTCGGAAGGCGATTTTGGATGAGATGGCGGCTGTGCGGGAAGCAGAGATTCGGCAGCAGAGAGCCAGAGAAGAGGGCTTGGCGGAAGGTCGAACGGAAGGAGAGCGGCAAAAGGCAACGGAAATCGCTAGAGAGATGCTTGCCGAAGGCGACAGTCTTGAACGTGTTGCCAAGCTGACCAAACTCCCCCTAGCGGAAATCGAAAAACTGAAAGACCAGCTACACTAG
- a CDS encoding Ig-like domain-containing protein, protein MNKKLALSVLSTAVLTSMAASAFAAPKGGFYVGGNVDKYYSVEALTDNFDVALDEIIENGLRTVYVDSNGKAANFVQAVFAEDLSAVLKDATRDMFEDNPYAVVGDAEGKKWNPADEDWTTTPEVPGDLVVESVSAITKTKVQVKFNKAVDSVKGENFTIAGAVVESAKLAEDKKTVELAVTGLKYETEYTVVATDVLVDGKTVDPVEAKFKTPAVTDLYELELETNAKGDSILADGLDNLIITAKLKDKVTGEVDKNADNVLIAFSTTRGNLANDRVTVQDGIAQVALTSEPSDYDVVAKVDAQIIEASGDYKDLIGKVVGTKNVHFKLDLSDVDQDSLPVLLNVTSTSADRVIAYFDKEVTVADFLEYDKAKDLVKVENGIAVKKENVDFKVSQDNFKTTKKVLGLKVSDKNPKAIEIILTKDEYLEDNKEVQLEVTHFKTSTGDKVIQKSFVLVDTRKPEATFVEAENLNTVVVKFSKPIDSAKYAVDGGLVAIKAAGFGEFDPATRIDKRHILTVKTDDFMSPGLHSIQLSAIKDFAGITDPNNISANQSLNFTVYADETVPNAKVSVESPEQFRVNFNKAIVGLEKVEGQDKPKVVEKLSDKQVHFQVLDKNGNWVTIKSGEVNEFLNEKYPGKDKDGNQILPELEIHKITDSEYVFELKADWTRSYDTEATKKNYYNDQYRLFIPAGSIRYEGNGKTNEEISLLLNDPIMKAPDSKSPEIKGITQVGKDVFHVEMTKPVKLGPDIVGEPNTPPQGKETPIPTAEFVGKNKDGEYVTIRGIIDGYATDDHKDTVIIAKVDKNQGKSIQEVVDEGGDVNWEIIVRSISDDVGNTAATLTQKFKVTPSEAVEENFRVATNGIKGYLNEAQDDTIEIVFTSEVKTTGTVGNALSPSNYTVNGVTLPKDTLITFTEAGKKDPDKRKITIHLPDGTLSAKYSNVITLSKYLESNKGLKLSGDYSFTFYVEEKIATNALDAINSGTYTADDLTKAGVTKVDATKFADYKAAIDAARAEKGKALTLAEVQAEVDKVNTPAVDPAEEALKAINSGTYTAKDLKDAGVNNVEDAKFDDYKTAIDAAKAAKKDDLTLAEVQAEVDKVNIPAPTNKVPEAKQDIDQDATVGTDLELTVDNLATDADGDTLSFVADSSSSDAEDVATVKIENGKLVITPVKAGEATISVKVTDGKEEVTVSFKVTVENAATNKVPEAKQDIDQDATVGTDLELTVDNLATDADGDTLSFVADSSSSNAEDVATVKIENGKLVITPVKAGEATISVKVTDGKEEVTVSFKVTVENAATNKVPEAKQDIDQDATVGTDLELTVDNLATDEDGDTLSFVADSSSSNAEDVATVKIENGKLVITPVKAGEATISVKVTDGKEEVTVSFKVTVENAATNKVPEAKQDIDQDATVGTDLELTVDNLATDADGDTLSFVADSSSSDAEDVATVKIENGKLVITPVKAGEATISVKVTDGKEEVTVSFKVTVENAATNKVPEAKQDIDQDATVGTDLELTVDNLATDADGDTLSFVADSSSSDAEDVATVKIENGKLVITPVKAGEATISVKVTDGKEEVTVSFKVTVQ, encoded by the coding sequence GTGAATAAAAAGTTGGCACTTTCTGTTCTTTCGACAGCAGTCCTCACTAGCATGGCCGCTTCTGCATTCGCTGCACCGAAAGGCGGATTTTATGTTGGTGGTAATGTAGACAAATATTATTCCGTTGAAGCTTTGACTGATAACTTTGATGTAGCTCTCGATGAGATCATCGAGAACGGTCTGCGTACTGTATATGTAGATTCAAACGGCAAAGCTGCAAACTTCGTGCAAGCAGTTTTCGCTGAGGATCTGAGTGCAGTTCTGAAAGACGCTACTCGCGACATGTTCGAAGACAACCCATACGCTGTAGTTGGTGACGCTGAAGGCAAAAAATGGAACCCAGCTGATGAAGACTGGACTACAACACCTGAAGTTCCTGGCGACTTGGTTGTTGAAAGTGTAAGTGCTATTACGAAAACGAAAGTTCAAGTGAAATTTAACAAAGCGGTTGATTCCGTTAAAGGTGAAAACTTCACTATTGCTGGTGCTGTAGTTGAATCAGCTAAGTTGGCTGAGGATAAGAAAACAGTCGAGTTAGCGGTAACCGGCTTGAAATACGAAACAGAATATACTGTTGTTGCCACAGACGTATTAGTTGATGGAAAAACAGTAGATCCTGTAGAAGCTAAATTCAAAACCCCTGCCGTAACAGACCTTTATGAATTAGAGCTGGAAACAAACGCTAAAGGTGATTCAATTCTGGCGGACGGCCTCGACAACCTGATTATTACCGCAAAGCTTAAAGACAAAGTTACCGGAGAAGTGGATAAAAATGCTGATAATGTATTGATTGCATTCAGTACCACTCGTGGTAACCTGGCAAATGATCGTGTAACTGTACAAGATGGAATCGCTCAAGTAGCGTTGACTTCCGAGCCTTCTGATTACGATGTTGTCGCCAAAGTAGATGCACAAATCATTGAGGCATCTGGGGACTACAAGGATCTGATTGGTAAAGTAGTTGGAACGAAGAATGTACACTTTAAACTGGATCTCAGTGATGTAGACCAAGACTCGCTTCCAGTTTTGCTCAATGTTACCTCTACTTCTGCTGATCGTGTAATAGCGTATTTCGATAAAGAAGTGACTGTTGCGGACTTTCTTGAATATGACAAAGCAAAAGACTTAGTCAAAGTCGAAAATGGAATTGCTGTGAAAAAAGAAAACGTAGATTTTAAAGTATCCCAAGATAACTTTAAAACTACAAAGAAAGTACTTGGCTTAAAGGTGTCGGATAAAAATCCAAAAGCGATCGAAATTATCCTTACAAAAGACGAGTACTTGGAGGATAACAAGGAAGTACAACTTGAGGTAACACATTTCAAAACTAGCACCGGGGATAAGGTAATCCAGAAAAGCTTCGTGTTAGTGGATACTCGTAAGCCTGAGGCTACGTTTGTGGAAGCAGAAAACTTAAACACTGTAGTTGTTAAATTCTCCAAACCGATTGATTCTGCAAAATATGCAGTTGATGGTGGATTAGTAGCCATTAAAGCTGCAGGTTTTGGCGAGTTTGACCCTGCAACACGTATTGATAAGCGCCATATCCTTACAGTTAAGACAGACGACTTTATGTCGCCAGGACTTCACTCTATTCAGCTTTCTGCAATCAAGGATTTTGCTGGTATAACCGACCCGAATAACATCTCTGCTAACCAGTCGTTGAACTTTACAGTTTATGCAGATGAAACAGTACCAAACGCAAAAGTATCTGTGGAATCTCCAGAACAATTCCGGGTTAATTTCAACAAGGCGATTGTAGGTCTGGAAAAAGTTGAAGGACAAGATAAACCTAAAGTAGTGGAAAAACTCTCTGATAAACAGGTTCACTTCCAAGTTCTAGACAAAAACGGAAACTGGGTAACAATTAAGTCCGGGGAAGTTAACGAATTCTTAAATGAGAAATATCCTGGCAAAGATAAAGACGGTAATCAAATTTTACCGGAGCTTGAAATCCACAAAATAACCGATTCTGAGTATGTATTTGAGTTAAAAGCAGACTGGACTAGAAGCTACGATACAGAAGCAACCAAAAAGAATTACTACAATGATCAATATCGTCTGTTTATTCCTGCTGGAAGTATTCGGTATGAGGGTAATGGAAAGACAAACGAGGAGATTAGCTTGCTCCTGAATGATCCAATTATGAAAGCTCCTGATTCTAAGAGTCCAGAGATTAAAGGTATCACGCAAGTTGGTAAAGATGTCTTCCACGTCGAGATGACTAAACCGGTTAAATTGGGACCAGATATTGTTGGAGAACCGAATACACCACCCCAAGGCAAAGAGACACCTATTCCTACTGCTGAATTCGTCGGTAAAAACAAAGATGGTGAGTATGTCACCATCAGAGGTATTATTGACGGTTACGCCACAGACGATCATAAGGACACAGTGATCATTGCAAAAGTAGATAAGAATCAGGGTAAATCCATTCAAGAAGTTGTTGACGAAGGTGGAGATGTGAATTGGGAGATCATCGTCCGCTCAATCTCGGATGATGTCGGTAATACTGCCGCTACGTTGACACAAAAATTCAAAGTTACACCAAGTGAAGCTGTTGAAGAAAACTTCCGAGTTGCAACCAATGGTATCAAGGGTTACCTGAATGAAGCTCAAGACGATACAATTGAGATTGTATTTACATCAGAGGTAAAAACCACTGGTACCGTCGGTAATGCTTTGAGTCCTTCAAACTATACTGTAAACGGGGTTACATTACCAAAAGATACCCTCATTACGTTTACTGAAGCTGGCAAAAAGGATCCAGACAAACGAAAAATTACAATTCACCTGCCGGACGGAACACTCTCGGCAAAATACAGCAATGTAATTACATTGTCCAAATACCTTGAGTCAAATAAAGGACTTAAGTTGTCGGGTGATTATAGCTTCACCTTCTATGTAGAAGAAAAAATTGCAACTAATGCCTTAGATGCAATTAACAGCGGAACTTACACTGCTGATGATTTAACTAAAGCGGGTGTAACCAAAGTTGATGCAACGAAATTTGCTGATTACAAAGCGGCAATTGATGCAGCTAGGGCTGAAAAAGGGAAAGCTTTGACACTGGCAGAAGTTCAGGCTGAGGTTGACAAGGTAAACACTCCTGCGGTAGATCCAGCAGAAGAAGCACTGAAAGCAATCAACAGCGGAACTTACACTGCTAAAGATCTGAAAGATGCTGGTGTAAATAATGTCGAAGATGCAAAATTCGATGATTACAAAACAGCTATCGATGCAGCAAAAGCAGCTAAAAAAGATGATCTGACACTGGCAGAAGTTCAGGCTGAGGTTGATAAGGTAAACATCCCGGCACCAACTAATAAAGTGCCAGAAGCTAAACAAGACATCGACCAAGACGCAACAGTAGGAACTGATTTGGAGCTTACTGTAGATAATCTTGCTACAGATGCAGATGGAGACACTCTTAGCTTCGTTGCAGATTCCTCTTCCTCCGATGCTGAAGATGTAGCTACTGTAAAGATTGAAAACGGCAAATTGGTTATCACTCCTGTAAAAGCTGGAGAAGCTACCATCTCTGTGAAAGTTACCGATGGTAAGGAAGAAGTTACTGTAAGCTTTAAAGTGACTGTTGAAAATGCAGCAACTAATAAAGTGCCAGAAGCTAAACAAGACATCGACCAAGACGCAACAGTAGGAACTGATTTGGAGCTTACTGTAGATAATCTTGCTACAGATGCAGATGGAGACACTCTTAGCTTCGTTGCAGATTCCTCTTCCTCCAATGCTGAAGATGTAGCTACTGTAAAGATTGAAAACGGCAAATTGGTTATCACTCCTGTAAAAGCTGGAGAAGCTACCATCTCTGTGAAAGTTACCGATGGTAAGGAAGAAGTTACTGTAAGCTTTAAAGTGACTGTTGAAAATGCAGCAACTAATAAAGTGCCAGAAGCTAAACAAGACATCGACCAAGACGCAACAGTAGGAACTGATTTGGAGCTTACTGTAGATAATCTTGCTACAGATGAAGATGGAGACACTCTTAGCTTCGTTGCAGATTCCTCTTCCTCCAATGCTGAAGATGTAGCTACTGTAAAGATTGAAAACGGCAAATTGGTTATCACTCCTGTAAAAGCTGGAGAAGCTACCATCTCTGTGAAAGTTACCGATGGTAAGGAAGAAGTTACTGTAAGCTTTAAAGTGACTGTTGAAAATGCAGCAACTAATAAAGTGCCAGAAGCTAAACAAGACATCGACCAAGACGCAACAGTAGGAACTGATTTGGAGCTTACTGTAGATAATCTTGCTACAGATGCAGATGGAGACACTCTTAGCTTCGTTGCAGATTCCTCTTCCTCCGATGCTGAAGATGTAGCTACTGTAAAGATTGAAAACGGCAAATTGGTTATCACTCCTGTAAAAGCTGGAGAAGCTACCATCTCTGTGAAAGTTACCGATGGTAAGGAAGAAGTTACTGTAAGCTTTAAAGTGACTGTTGAAAATGCAGCAACTAATAAAGTGCCAGAAGCTAAACAAGACATCGACCAAGACGCAACAGTAGGAACTGATTTGGAGCTTACTGTAGATAATCTTGCTACAGATGCAGATGGAGACACTCTTAGCTTCGTTGCAGATTCCTCTTCCTCCGATGCTGAAGATGTAGCTACTGTAAAGATTGAAAACGGCAAATTGGTTATCACTCCTGTAAAAGCTGGAGAAGCTACCATCTCTGTGAAAGTTACCGATGGTAAGGAAGAAGTTACTGTAAGCTTTAAAGTTACCGTTCAATAA